DNA sequence from the Cellulophaga sp. HaHaR_3_176 genome:
CAATGATTGAAGATGATATTGAAGACATTATAAAGGAACAAGAACTTTTAGAAGACCAAGCAAAAGCTGAAAGTATAAAAAGCCACATGGCATACAATGAAGCATCAAAACCTAGCTACGGCAACCCAGAACCGTTAAAAACGCTTGAAGAATTAATGGAAGAAGCTGAAAGCTCTTCCGATAGCGACGAGCCTTCTGAACTCTTAACTTCTAGCTCAGGTGAATATGCTGCTAACTTAAAAGAATTACGTAAAAAAAGAAAAGAAGCAAAAGAGTTATTAGGGGAACGTGAAGCTCAAAAAGATGTACCTACAAATAACCTAGCAAAACGAAGAACATCAATCTCATATTCATTAGTTGATAGAGTTAAAAAACATTTACCGATACCAATATATACGTGTATTGAAGGCGGTAAAATTGTTATTAATATTGAAGTAAATAGCAGTGGAAATGTTGTTGATGCTACTTTTAATAAAAAAAGTTCAACTACAGATAATGGTTGCTTGATAGATAATGCTACTGCATACGCCTATAGATCAACTTTTACAAATAGCTCTAAAGGTTCTCAAAAAGGAACCATCACCTATTTATTTCAACAAAAGGCTCGCTAATAAATCTTTTATAGTATTTTGGCCTTTATCTTTTGTGTACCACATTTGTAAATCTTGTTTGAATTCTGGCGTTAAACTACCATGCTCTTCCTTAAAATCATTTACCATTTTTGTAGCCACAGTTGGTCTCGGACCCCAATCGTTTATAACCTCACCCGTTATATCATCAACCATTATCAACTTAGGGATGGACAATGAATTATTATATAAAAAACGATTCATCAATTCTAAGTTTTCATCTCGCTGCAATACTTTAAAATCTATGTTCGAATTTAATTTTGCAATCTTGTTCATTATTGGCATTGTTTGGGCAGCATCACCACACCAACTTTCAGTTAACACCAACCAAGTTACTTTTCTATCGATTTTTTTAATTTCGATAGTATCTTCTTCACTAATTTTTAAAGTTTTATCTAAACGCTTCATACGCTTATCATTCAACAACGTATAGTTTATCAAATTATCGGTCTGAAAGATACCTGTTGACTGCTTTAAAGCTACCAGTGCACTAACCTTAGATCTATATTCTTCATAAGAAATACCTTTAGGCAAACTCTCTTTTACGATTTCAAAAGTTGTTTTTGATATATTGGTTTCTTCTATCATTTTTGTTGGATCAGTTATACTATAAAATTAAATTCTCCCTATTCTATAGGATATGAGATATATCATATTTGTAGAAAAAAAATAAAAAAACTTACAAACACATTTTTTATCGTGCCAGCATCATACTATGTTCCCCATCATAAATTTATAAATTCTGTGGATTTACAGCCAAACTATTAAATAATTTAGCCTTAGTTGTAAAGAATTTATTTTGCACCAATACCTGTTTTAATTTAGATTCTATTAATTTATTTTCCCTAGAGTTTATTAAAAATAAAGAACTTTCTCCGAAGCTAAACTTGCGTTCTTCCGCACTCAATAAGGTTTCATAATTAAACACCATATCATCTATAAGAACGTTTTGTTTCTCAAAAGAATCTAACTCACGATAAAGCGCAATTATTTTATTTTTAATTTGAATTTCA
Encoded proteins:
- a CDS encoding thioredoxin family protein, producing the protein MIEETNISKTTFEIVKESLPKGISYEEYRSKVSALVALKQSTGIFQTDNLINYTLLNDKRMKRLDKTLKISEEDTIEIKKIDRKVTWLVLTESWCGDAAQTMPIMNKIAKLNSNIDFKVLQRDENLELMNRFLYNNSLSIPKLIMVDDITGEVINDWGPRPTVATKMVNDFKEEHGSLTPEFKQDLQMWYTKDKGQNTIKDLLASLLLK